TGAGGGATTGCCATCAAACGTTTTTCAATGCGTTCCATCACTTCATCGGTGGTCGACAACGAGCTACCTGCCGCCGTACTTACATTCACAAAAACAACTCCCTGATCCTCATCCGGCACCAGACTGGTCTTTGTCGTATTCATCAGGAACACAAGCAACACTACGGAACAAGCCAGCAACGACCATGTGAGCCATCTGCGCTTGATAAAGAACAACACAATCGTCTTATATTTATCCACCATCACATCGAAAGCCGAATTGAAAGACTTACGGAAACGTGCCGCAAAGTTGTTCTTCTGCGTTCCGTCTTCATTGATGTAAGGTTTCAGCAGCAATGCGCACAAAGCCGGACTCAAAGTCAACGCGTTGATGGCCGAGATGCCTACCGCAACCGCCATCGTCAACCCGAACTGTGTATAGAACGTACCGGAAGTGCCGCCCATAAAGGACACCGGAATAAATACCGCCATAAACACCAGTGAAGAAGTGATAACAGCATTACTGATACCTTTCATCGCGTCGATACTTGCCATATACGACGACCTGTAGCCCACATCGAACCGTGCCTGCACCGCCTCGACGACAATAATGGCATCATCCACCACCGTACCGATCACAAGCACGAGCGCAAACAGTGTCAACAGGTTGATACTGAATCCCGCTATCGCCATGAAAGCGAACGTACCTACCAGTGACACAACGATTCCGACCAAAGGAATCAATGTGGAACGGAAGTCCTGCAAGAAAACGTACACCACGAGGATAACGAGGATAATTGCCTCGATCAACGTCTTCACCACCTCATGAATGGAAGCGAACAGGAAGTCGTTGGAGCTCATCATCTGTGTCAGCTCCACTCCTTTCGGAAGATCCTTGCGTGCCTCATCGAGGAATCTGTCGATGTTCCGGTTTACTTCCGTCGCATTGGAACCTGCCGTCTGGAACACCATACAAGATATACCTGGATGACCGTCCATACCGCCGTGATAAGCGTAGCTGTCCTGTCCTAGTTGTATGTCGGCAATATCTTTCAGTTTCAACACCTCGCCATTATCGGTAGAACGGATGACGATGTCACCAAATTCTTCGGGGGTAATCAGACGTCCCTTGTACTTCATTGTATATTGGTACGTTTCATTCGAGTTCTCACCAAACGAACCGGTTGCCGATTCGATATTCTGCTCGGCAAGCACACCGGTGATGTCGGACGGAATCAGTTTGTACTGTGCCATCACATCCGGCTTCATCCAGACACGCATACTATATTCACCACCCATAATCATCATATCACCCACACCGGAAATACGAAGAATCTGTGGTTTCAGGTTGATGCTGATATAATTGGACAAGAAATTCTCGTCATAACTCTCGTCCGGGCTGGACAAAGAGAACATCTGCAAGATACTCGTCTGCCGCTTGGAAGTGGTCACACCGACCTGGGTGACTTCCGCCGGAAGCTGTCCTGTAGCACGCGACACACGGTTTTGCACGTTGACAGCCGCCATATCAGGGTCAGTGCCCTGCTTAAAATAGACGGTGATGCTCACCGAACCGGCATTGGTGGCGGAAGAAGTCATGTAGGTCATGTTCTCCACCCCATTGATCGCCT
The Bacteroides luhongzhouii DNA segment above includes these coding regions:
- a CDS encoding efflux RND transporter permease subunit, whose translation is MNLRTFIERPVLSAVISITIVVVGIIGLFSLPVEQYPDIAPPTIMVSTTYYGASAETLQKSVIAPLEEAINGVENMTYMTSSATNAGSVSITVYFKQGTDPDMAAVNVQNRVSRATGQLPAEVTQVGVTTSKRQTSILQMFSLSSPDESYDENFLSNYISINLKPQILRISGVGDMMIMGGEYSMRVWMKPDVMAQYKLIPSDITGVLAEQNIESATGSFGENSNETYQYTMKYKGRLITPEEFGDIVIRSTDNGEVLKLKDIADIQLGQDSYAYHGGMDGHPGISCMVFQTAGSNATEVNRNIDRFLDEARKDLPKGVELTQMMSSNDFLFASIHEVVKTLIEAIILVILVVYVFLQDFRSTLIPLVGIVVSLVGTFAFMAIAGFSINLLTLFALVLVIGTVVDDAIIVVEAVQARFDVGYRSSYMASIDAMKGISNAVITSSLVFMAVFIPVSFMGGTSGTFYTQFGLTMAVAVGISAINALTLSPALCALLLKPYINEDGTQKNNFAARFRKSFNSAFDVMVDKYKTIVLFFIKRRWLTWSLLACSVVLLVFLMNTTKTSLVPDEDQGVVFVNVSTAAGSSLSTTDEVMERIEKRLMAIPQLKHVQKVAGYGLLAGQGSSFGMLILKLKPWDERPDDADNVQSVIGQVYARTADIKDASVFAISPGMIPGYGMGNALELHMQDKMGGDINEFFTTTQQYLGALNQRPEIAMAYSTFDVRYPQWTVEVDAAKCKRAGITPDAVLSTLSGYYGGQYVSNFNRFSKVYRVMIQADPMFRLDETSLDNAFVRMSNGEMAPLSQFVTLTRSYGAESLSRFNMYNSIAVNAMPADGYSTGDAIKAVQETAEQSLPKGYGYDYGGITREENQQSGTTMIIFGICFLMIYLILSALYESFIIPFAVLLSVPCGLMGSFLFAWMFGLENNIYLQTGLIMLIGLLAKTAILLTEYAAERRKAGMGLIASAVSAAKARLRPILMTALTMIFGLFPLMMSSGVGANGNRSLGTGVVGGMTIGTLALLFIVPTLFIAFQWLQERFRPVQSAPTHDWQIEEEIKVSEEEKSKAGKE